Proteins from a genomic interval of Mycoplasmopsis columboralis:
- the mobL gene encoding relaxase MobL, which translates to MKKLLNEQSNSGLYQIHSSEEVSLVDINETKKVFQKIKSDQFIWDTVLSFTVEYAKKHNLYSPRDYVEYASKNLKWLFEKEKLSFKDLNFYATLHTNSDNPHLHLVFFEKEQKFINTRNGKKTFRQSGRFKKANLIKNLQHLNNLKSPQELEEIFETKKQVWNTKHTLQKTYKQSIVEQNNFKNSNQKITLLQYELSKIKSPRFKTLNEELKQKVLNVVEELIENNDDLSKEFSKITALINETPFNDKEKNNFKEKELSELKTNLANTLIKELTNENKLKLNYSYWRLKEINPHLAINYTPKVNVNSDNESDKDKSIRLPKIIYKALKSYKKAYEVFGTTKNKNL; encoded by the coding sequence TTGAAAAAACTTTTAAATGAGCAAAGTAATTCTGGTTTATATCAAATTCACTCTTCAGAAGAAGTATCGCTAGTTGATATTAACGAAACCAAAAAGGTTTTTCAAAAAATAAAGTCAGATCAATTTATCTGAGATACGGTATTGAGTTTTACAGTGGAATATGCTAAAAAACATAACTTGTATTCACCCAGAGATTATGTTGAATATGCATCAAAAAATTTAAAGTGATTATTTGAAAAAGAAAAATTATCTTTCAAAGACTTAAATTTTTATGCTACTTTACATACTAACTCAGACAACCCCCATTTGCATTTAGTGTTTTTTGAAAAAGAACAAAAGTTTATTAATACCAGAAATGGGAAAAAGACTTTTAGACAAAGTGGAAGATTTAAAAAAGCAAACTTAATCAAAAATCTTCAACATCTGAATAACTTAAAATCACCACAAGAGTTAGAAGAAATCTTTGAAACAAAAAAACAAGTGTGAAACACCAAGCACACTTTACAAAAAACATACAAACAAAGCATTGTTGAACAAAATAATTTTAAAAATTCAAATCAGAAAATTACTTTACTTCAATATGAACTTTCAAAAATTAAATCACCACGCTTTAAAACTTTAAATGAAGAACTAAAACAAAAGGTTCTTAATGTTGTTGAAGAGTTAATTGAAAACAATGATGATTTGAGTAAGGAATTTTCAAAAATAACTGCATTGATAAATGAAACACCTTTTAACGATAAAGAAAAAAACAACTTTAAAGAAAAGGAGTTATCAGAACTTAAAACCAATTTAGCAAACACTTTAATTAAAGAATTGACAAACGAAAACAAATTAAAGTTAAATTACAGTTATTGAAGATTAAAAGAGATAAACCCGCATTTAGCTATTAATTACACACCAAAAGTAAATGTCAATTCAGATAATGAATCTGATAAAGATAAATCTATCAGATTACCAAAAATTATTTACAAAGCTTTAAAAAGCTACAAGAAAGCTTATGAAGTTTTCGGAACAACAAAAAATAAAAATTTATAG
- a CDS encoding single-stranded DNA-binding protein, with protein sequence MNKIILSGRVNLMKFQLKPVNENENRKLLTFSLVHSDFNKKDNESEPMYFNCIVFGSTAELMTKHFQNGDPILINGSLNSYKGKDNKFYTTVVVEEFDFMETKTQKDFRKARKEELLATKKEPNKESVHSEEEFLEESKRISDDVSNSFEENSKEDWEWDM encoded by the coding sequence ATGAACAAAATTATTTTAAGTGGAAGAGTAAATTTAATGAAGTTTCAACTCAAACCAGTCAACGAAAATGAAAATAGAAAACTTTTAACTTTTTCTCTTGTGCATTCTGACTTTAATAAAAAAGACAATGAAAGCGAACCGATGTATTTCAACTGTATTGTTTTTGGTAGCACAGCAGAGTTAATGACAAAGCATTTTCAAAACGGAGATCCAATTTTAATTAATGGTTCATTAAATTCATACAAAGGAAAAGACAATAAATTCTACACAACAGTTGTAGTAGAAGAATTTGACTTTATGGAAACCAAAACACAAAAAGATTTTAGAAAAGCACGCAAAGAAGAATTGTTAGCTACAAAGAAAGAACCAAATAAAGAAAGTGTTCATAGCGAAGAAGAATTTTTAGAAGAATCTAAAAGAATTAGTGATGATGTTTCAAATTCATTTGAAGAAAATTCAAAAGAAGACTGAGAATGAGATATGTAA
- a CDS encoding Mbov_0392 family ICE element protein codes for MKKEQKTINISEILNANVVEQIKTETNKLNSTQLEEYLKTQKELFENKDVVENDKLLRAVSDVYALDVSLDNLKTINEIVNLDKSNSYVEEYLAENDIFDYDTLWDIFDQKLQKEGMSDVGLLYMSEKLVNKINDDNECIQINAYQNDLNVLKKSEVIEEILDSLTLDLKEKQTSNNTMIM; via the coding sequence ATGAAAAAAGAACAAAAAACCATTAATATTTCAGAAATTTTAAATGCAAATGTAGTTGAACAAATTAAAACAGAAACTAACAAATTAAATTCAACACAACTTGAAGAATATTTAAAAACCCAAAAAGAGCTTTTTGAAAACAAAGATGTTGTAGAAAATGACAAACTTTTAAGAGCTGTCTCTGATGTATATGCTCTTGATGTATCACTTGATAATTTAAAAACAATTAATGAAATTGTTAATTTAGATAAAAGCAACTCATATGTAGAAGAATACTTAGCAGAAAATGACATCTTTGATTATGACACCTTATGAGATATCTTTGATCAAAAACTTCAAAAAGAAGGTATGTCTGATGTAGGACTCTTATATATGTCTGAAAAACTTGTTAACAAAATCAACGATGATAATGAATGCATTCAAATTAATGCTTACCAAAATGATTTAAATGTGTTGAAAAAAAGTGAAGTAATTGAAGAAATATTAGATTCTTTAACACTTGATTTAAAAGAAAAACAAACCAGCAACAACACAATGATTATGTAA